In Verrucomicrobiia bacterium, the sequence CTTCGAAAGTCTCCTGCGTTTTAGTCAAAACTCGAATCCGTTCACCCCGATAATCAATGCTCTGCACTGGCGTGTTATAATGAATAAAAGGTTCTACAGGCGCGAACTTGCGCTTCATTATGCTCAAATACTCCTGATTCAACGTAAAATTCGTCTCTCGATTTAACCATTCCAATCCCCATTGCAAAATGCCTGCTAAAGAAAGATGATTGAGCGTCGTCCCAAACTCTACACCCAACCGCGAATCCAAAAAATGGCGCACCTCTTCCGGAAAATGTTTCTGCACCAAATAATCTTCCACCGTGATATCGGACCCTTGATAAGGATAAAGCTCATAAAGCAGTCTCAACGCTTGCTTGGCTAAACTATCTTTCAATGCTTCATCATACCATAAAAACCGATCACCCAAATGCAACAAATCGTTCGCCATGGCAGGCCGAATCAAAGGAATCTTTTCCTCCTGCGCCCATTGATAAACCAGAGAATCTTCGCCATGAATTTCTTCAGCGCCTAATTCAATGGGAAAATCCGCAAACCTCTCCAAAGCACGAATTCGTCCGCCTTTCAATGAAGTCGCTTCTAAAATTCGCAGCGATACCCCTGCTTGATGCAAAACTCGCGCAGCATTCAAACCGGCAGCTCCAGCGCCAATGATGATAACATTTCGACTCAAGCGATTGATAGATTAGTTGAAATTTAACCTACTTGGATGTATCAAATTACTAAGTAAAATAAAAGTTAAAAAAGAAAAATAATAGTTGACACTTTTCTAAATTTGCATAAATAGGGGGGAATAAATTAAAGAAATTGAAGGAGATCTAACTAAATGAAAAAAACATTGCTAGTTTTATTCGCGGGCCTCGTTTGTTCGAGCGCTTCGTTTGCTGGTGACTCTAAAGACATGGATAAATCCATTATTTATGAGGACGTGAAACCCCGTCACAAAAAAGTGAGTTATAAATTTAATGCTAACGAATGGAATGCTGATGTATTTGCAACAGCCGTTTTCCAAGATGATAGCGGCACTTACCCAGACGGTGCAGGTGGTGGTTTAGGCTTAAGCTACTTCTTCACCCGATTCTTTGGTGCAGGCATTGACGCCTACGGTTGGGCTGGCAACGAAGGCGCTGCTGCTGCTTCCGGTAGCTTAATCGCTCGTTTACCAATCGAAAGCTGGTCTTTAGCACCTTATGTTTTCGGTGGTATCACTGGCGGCATTGCTCCTGAAACGAGTGCAGGCGGCCACGGTGGTGCAGGTTTAGAATATCGCATCACTGACAAATGGGGTCTTTTCGGAGATTCTCGATTTGTTTCGACCGACACTTTAAACGATTTCGTAGTAAGTCGTTTAGGTCTTCGTTTGGTATTCTAATATCAAAGTTTTTTAATAAAAAGTTAGGAGCTGAAAAGTTCCTAACTTTTTTTTATTTTTTGGAAGGCGAACATCCTCGTAAACTACTTAAAAGTCTTACCAATGACAAAAACCTTAACTGTTAACGAAATTTACTCCAGCATTCAGGGTGAAAGTACTTGGGCAGGATTGCCTTGTATCTTTATTCGACTCACTTTTTGCGATCTCCGTTGTAACTATTGCGATACCGAGTATGCCTTTCATGAAGGCAAAAAAATGACCTTCAAAGAAATTTCACAACAAGTAAAAAAATATTCCATCCCTTTAGTCGAAGTCACAGGTGGCGAACCACTCTTACAACCTCAAACACCTCAACTTCTCACGTCTCTTTGTGATACAGGCTATAACGTCCTTTTGGAAACCAGCGGCACCCACGATATTTCTAAACTCGATCCTCGCGTCCACCGCATCATGGACTTGAAATGTCCCAGTAGCGGCGAATCACAAAAAAACCTCTTTAGCAATTTGCGATATTTAAATCAAAACGACGAAATCAAATTTGTCATCGGATCACGAGAAGATTACGAATGGGCGCGCGAAATCGTTCAAAGCAAAGAACTAGCAACTCACGTTAAAGCTATTCTTTTTTCTGCTGTCTTTCCCATCGCTTCTCAACTTGGCCATATCCAAGGTCATCGGGGAATTGAAGCAAAAACTCTAGTCGAATGGATACTCGCCGATCATCTTCCTGTGCGTTTTCAACTTCAAATGCACAAATTCATTTGGCCACCTCAGCAACGCAGTGTATAATCACACACTAAAACGAATTTCTCTGATAGTTTCTACACCGCACTCTTTCTGAACCTTTTTTAACAACTCACCCTTAATCATCGTCAACTGATGCAAATAAGGAGAATTACTGACTCGCACCGTTAACACCTTTCTCTTGAGCGATTCGGGAAAAGAATTTTGCGAATTAAATTCTCCAACAACGCGCGGCCAAATTTTACGAATCCTATCCTGCTGCAGCCGCTCTTCCAAATGCAAACGTGTTAATAATTTTTGCATAGAGTCCGCTGCTGTTGCGACATCACCCGGAGCCCATTCCAAATCTTCACCCACCCCTTTTAAAGGTCGCTTCTCTAATAGAACTGTTTTGAAACGATAACGCGATTTCATTTTAAATCGTAGGACAAGCGTCTCGCTTGTCAAATATGCTCACACCGATAACCGAGATGGTTACCCTACAATAACTAAGACCCGTTATTACCAATGGCTTCTACCGGACAACCTTCCATAGCCTCCTGACATTGTTTCTCTTCGTCAGGCGTTTCCGGTTGCTTATAAACGTAAGAATAACCCCCATCATCCTGGCGGGTAAAATTATTGGGTGCCGTTTCGCGACAAAGATCGCAATCGATACATTGATTATCGACATAAAATTTGCCTGCAACATTTTCAGGATATTTGTTTGCTAAATCCGCCATAGTTTATTTATTAATTATAGTTAAATCTTTTATTCGATCACACTATAAACAACTTAAAAGTGAGTGCAACTTTTTTTACTTTGGCATGATAAATTTAACTCAATCCCATAACACGATAGTAGCCTTAGCCACACCGCCCGGTCGCAGCGCCATTGCTGTGATTCGAGTGAGCGGCCCGCAAGCGCTTGCTTTCCTTACTTCCCTAACCTCGGTTAAAACCTTGACCTCACGACGAGCAACTTTGCTTCAACTGGCAACTCACGAAAAAAAACTCGACGAAGTTTTGGCAACCTATTTTCCACAGCCCCACTCTTATACAGGTGAAGATGTCATAGAAATTTCGTGTCATGGCAACCCTCTAATCGTTAACCACATTATCCAAGCTCTTTTACAACAAGGCGCTCGCTTAGCGCGCCCGGGCGAATTTACCCAACGCGCTTTTTGCAATGGCCGGATGGATTTAACCCAAGCCGAAAGCGTCATGGAACTTATCTCCGCTCACAGTGATGCTGCCATCCAATCCGCACTTGCTACCCGTGAAGGAAAACTTCGACAACAAATTGAAACTCTACGCAACGACCTTATCCACGCTCTGGCTCATCTCGAAGCTTACATCGATTTTCCCGATGAAGATATTTCTCCCAAAACCCATCAACAACTTCATCAACAACTTTCTCATCAAATTCAAACCATTAAAACACTCCTTGCCACCGCTCAATCAGGCAGATTAATTCGCGAAGGGATTCGCACCGCTCTGGTTGGTCTGCCTAACGCCGGCAAATCCAGCCTCTTGAATACGCTTGTGGAAAAAGAAAGAGCCATCGTCACAGAAATTCCTGGAACCACTCGCGACACCATCGAAGAATGGATTCAAATCCATGGCATTCCCTTTCATCTCATCGACACCGCGGGAATTCGTGAAGCCACAGAAAGAATCGAACAAGAAGGCATCCGCCGCAGTCGACAAGCATTGGAAAGCGCTGAAATCATTTTACACATCATCGACCTTTCCGAACCCTGGTCGAAAGAAAATGAAGAACTCTCTAGTGCCTATGATGCCAAGCGAGTTATCCTCATTGGCAATAAAAGCGACCTACCAGAACATCCTACCGTTTTGACCCAAAAACTATCTCTTCTCAAAATTTCGGCCAAAACTGGAGAGGGCCTTACCATATTAAAAGAAAAACTTTTCCAAAAATCCGAAGTCACACTTTCAGAAAACGAAGTCACGATTAATCTGCGCCATCACGATTGCCTGATGCGAGCGCTGCCCCCTTTACAACGCGCAGTCGAAGGACTCCACAAACAACTCGCTCCCGAATTGATTTCCATTGAACTTCGCGATGCTCTTGCTGCTTTGACGGAAATTATCGGAGTCACCTCCAACGAAGAAATTCTCGATCAACTCTTCCAGACCTTTTGTTTAGGAAAATAACCATGCAAACAACGGAAAAAATTACTCTAACCTTCCATCTGCACGGTCCACTTCGCAAAATTGGCGATAAAATCCCACTACAATTCCCTCAAGGAATTTCCACCGCGGAAGCGCTAGCTAATTTTTTCACCCATTACCCCAAATTTGCCGATTGGCAAAACGTCACCCGTTGCGCGATGGATATGGAATATTTATCAACTAATCACCAATTTGAAACTAACGTTGAAATCCATCTCATTCCACCAGTGAGTGGGGGGTAATTTTTAAACAGCTTTAATAAGGCTGAGGGCCGACATCTTCTGGTCCCTCATAAACTGGTGTCGTAGACTCTATAAACTTAAATTCCTTATTTAGCGCCTCCAGCTTTTGTTCATATCGCTGATTAATTTCGTCCGGAGTAAGCGATTTACCGGTTTCATCCTTGCCCTGGATTTGCTCTAATCTCCATTGCACTTGTAAATACGTCACGCTATCAGAAAATGTGAGTCTCTTAGCCGCAGTAAATTCGCGATAATCGTCCCACACCTTAAGTTCCTGCAAAGCCTCTTCCTGGCTCATATTTTTGATTCGGTCTGGCACTTGATCAGCAAAAGTATTACGTAATGAAGCTATAAATGAACCATATGTATGTGGCTCCACCCGTTGGCCTGCATTTCTTAAAATATCATCTATAATATTAAAAATGGGTTCTTTAACCCGGAGATCTTGTCGTCGCGATAATTCCATAAGGTTTGTTAATAAACTTTAGGAAATTATATTTGTCAAATTTATATTTTACAAATTAACCTTTGCGACTCGTTCGCCATGCTTTAGGCTAATTCCTTATTACTTATGATGTTACAATTTAGTTGGCAGTTTTTAATTGTTGTTTTGCTCATTGCGATCAGTGCATTTTTTGTCGCGGCTGAATTCGCTTTAGTTCGCATTCGTATTAGCCAAATCCGACCTCTTTTAAAAACAGGCGATTGGCGGGTTCGCATTACTTTGCGTGTTTTGAAAAACTTGGATCGAACTCTTTCGGCCACTCAAATCGGCATTACCTTAGCCAATCTCGCTTTGGGTTGGATAGGAGAACCTTTTGTAAGAGGATGGATCGAAC encodes:
- a CDS encoding FAD-dependent oxidoreductase — its product is MSRNVIIIGAGAAGLNAARVLHQAGVSLRILEATSLKGGRIRALERFADFPIELGAEEIHGEDSLVYQWAQEEKIPLIRPAMANDLLHLGDRFLWYDEALKDSLAKQALRLLYELYPYQGSDITVEDYLVQKHFPEEVRHFLDSRLGVEFGTTLNHLSLAGILQWGLEWLNRETNFTLNQEYLSIMKRKFAPVEPFIHYNTPVQSIDYRGERIRVLTKTQETFEADAVIVTVPLTVLKEETIEFLPELPREKKDAIHRIGMSPGMKIIFKFSKAFWPERLYFLHTEGLFPQFWVTSKGKESKDYVLTAFLGGDRAALCNTLSDYGVARALEGLDNIFGDAGNKVASRSLKDVYIANWGKEPYFRGLYSFPTPHTNGLREKLAEPLDQKIYFTGEATHTGGAAGTAHGALETGEAAALAILK
- a CDS encoding 7-carboxy-7-deazaguanine synthase QueE, with amino-acid sequence MTKTLTVNEIYSSIQGESTWAGLPCIFIRLTFCDLRCNYCDTEYAFHEGKKMTFKEISQQVKKYSIPLVEVTGGEPLLQPQTPQLLTSLCDTGYNVLLETSGTHDISKLDPRVHRIMDLKCPSSGESQKNLFSNLRYLNQNDEIKFVIGSREDYEWAREIVQSKELATHVKAILFSAVFPIASQLGHIQGHRGIEAKTLVEWILADHLPVRFQLQMHKFIWPPQQRSV
- a CDS encoding DUF721 domain-containing protein codes for the protein MKSRYRFKTVLLEKRPLKGVGEDLEWAPGDVATAADSMQKLLTRLHLEERLQQDRIRKIWPRVVGEFNSQNSFPESLKRKVLTVRVSNSPYLHQLTMIKGELLKKVQKECGVETIREIRFSV
- a CDS encoding ferredoxin, which codes for MADLANKYPENVAGKFYVDNQCIDCDLCRETAPNNFTRQDDGGYSYVYKQPETPDEEKQCQEAMEGCPVEAIGNNGS
- the mnmE gene encoding tRNA uridine-5-carboxymethylaminomethyl(34) synthesis GTPase MnmE, with translation MINLTQSHNTIVALATPPGRSAIAVIRVSGPQALAFLTSLTSVKTLTSRRATLLQLATHEKKLDEVLATYFPQPHSYTGEDVIEISCHGNPLIVNHIIQALLQQGARLARPGEFTQRAFCNGRMDLTQAESVMELISAHSDAAIQSALATREGKLRQQIETLRNDLIHALAHLEAYIDFPDEDISPKTHQQLHQQLSHQIQTIKTLLATAQSGRLIREGIRTALVGLPNAGKSSLLNTLVEKERAIVTEIPGTTRDTIEEWIQIHGIPFHLIDTAGIREATERIEQEGIRRSRQALESAEIILHIIDLSEPWSKENEELSSAYDAKRVILIGNKSDLPEHPTVLTQKLSLLKISAKTGEGLTILKEKLFQKSEVTLSENEVTINLRHHDCLMRALPPLQRAVEGLHKQLAPELISIELRDALAALTEIIGVTSNEEILDQLFQTFCLGK
- a CDS encoding MoaD/ThiS family protein; amino-acid sequence: MQTTEKITLTFHLHGPLRKIGDKIPLQFPQGISTAEALANFFTHYPKFADWQNVTRCAMDMEYLSTNHQFETNVEIHLIPPVSGG